Proteins encoded by one window of Cloeon dipterum chromosome 2, ieCloDipt1.1, whole genome shotgun sequence:
- the LOC135935129 gene encoding uncharacterized protein LOC135935129, with amino-acid sequence MRTALIGFVIICLHATATAADNATEGTSREDKVMKAPFPQGMYNHQNPNLNRDRGEVSETDLYLLGAIEKLTYRLDFIEKRLRRTEDLLYHVMSGQNTAHKQPGEKADPCPANFTRAAGGCYYFSADPLPGFTRGSAMVNWKAASAACKALGQGAGLIELQSVEETQDIVTHLKSDQKLRDKSYWTGGLNPGLLWIWAESGRPVSANGGHKKGNNKKQEIRGNGRCLIIGYVPANRGYNLLGSDCSMEQHFICEAEDNTTEQALDRIQRNLKLFGTVTSE; translated from the exons ATGCGGACGGCGCTAATAGGATTTGTGATAATATGTCTGCACGCCACAGCTACTGCAGCGGACAACGCAACCGAGG GCACATCTAGAGAAGACAAAGTGATGAAGGCGCCATTTCCCCAGGGAATGTACAACCATCAAAACCCAAACCTCAACAGGGACAGGGGAGAAGTGAGCGAGACCGACCTGTACCTGCTGGGTGCCATTGAGAAATTGACATACAGACTGGACTTCATCGAAAAACGCCTGCGTCGCACTGAAGACTTGCTATATCACGTGATGTCAGGACAAAACACGGCCCACAAACAACCAGGTGAAA AGGCGGATCCGTGTCCGGCCAACTTCACCAGGGCGGCTGGGGGATGCTACTACTTCAGTGCAGACCCCCTGCCAGGATTTACGAGAGGGAGTGCCATGGTCAACTGGAAGGCAGCGTCCGCAGCTTGCAAGGCGCTGGGACAGGGGGCCGGGCTGATCGAGTTGCAGTCGGTTGAGGAGACGCAGGATATTGTCACACATTTGAAGAGTGACCAAAAATTGAGAG ACAAAAGCTACTGGACAGGCGGTTTGAACCCTGGGCTTCTGTGGATTTGGGCGGAAAGTGGGCGTCCTGTGTCAGCGAACGGTGGTCACAAGAAAGGAAACAACAAGAAACAAGAAATCCGAGGCAATGGCAGGTGTCTGATCATAGGCTATGTTCCCGCTAACCGAGGATACAACCTGCTCGGTTCGGACTGTTCGATGGAGCAGCACTTCATTTGTGAGGCTGAAGACAACACCACGGAACAAGCACTGGACAGAATCCAACGGAATCTAAAATTGTTTGGGACGGTGACGAGTGAATAA
- the MBD-R2 gene encoding PHD finger protein 20-like protein 1 isoform X1 has protein sequence MIFERTREKKRAHSSSNSDFICPSMADDKKVTKSTDDTKSNKPRTKTPVLSEKKKEKSVCENNRDRKSISSPNGKAASDSEDEISLETPDGCEENSKNNNSKSLIEFTKGLRIEVKYLPTDSWYDAKVVDVEGTEVLIHYINWAVRHDEWISMDSNRIRALSENNKPPAVVAPVPMRKRGRTAPGVKNKAPSVAAEPPVMEKEEDSVSYTEGERVKAIWTDSRKYPAKIIGVLENDMYKVVFNDGVEKILGKSKISKSKPTDISQYSPSAPLPAPQNQETPVGEDLESKESRRQRKRKLNVLELFRKKSCTPKSTPESPAPVPAKRLKIEAPEEPKLTSPTTSEAPVQKRGRGRPPRKSAEASELKDSIKEEPLDGDFSADIKSEFCSDTSVVGSTSVLLTKKEENSQPSVSESKKVPLAATPVNERQLEIPEVQNEIIIGSLKIERDGDNLKCPKQGCGKLLRKETLIMMHIKHYHPELKEQMDVVPQVLDYAYARYINDLPSTASMIRNFTNPPASSAPSTPNVGPKKKPAKSLVKSVVETIKSEEPILTPIVPSLTPRIQLGKSSSKSTSKSGLKVKTMLPVRKPVSAKPSEAKEKAEPRKSLEMPVLKKALMTPPMNSSTPIKSAEGVVKDEKPKQSPLKRAASPPPKKSPRKSPRKDQLIEDGAMELVNCLCGYTEEDGLIIQCDLCFCWQHGACNNIEREEDVPEKFICHVCGDPPRERKSRKYSHDQDWLKKGILPRLPVLRLNEKNERSSLEKALKETQDLASAALSLSEVMHALKVQLNIAQKKDHPKLYLWSKEWNDIIKDEAKDSVEIKANPEPATIEAQQNNFVPVEPPKLENNLIEVHPVVPFEPIPGTSGSQGPPVDDVDLHPALKLPLSELEIEHLASTMAESIPASELPIDSSMRLAIKAPEPEAPIQPEKCRVMLVKHIQRLQDQLEARINELEERNLGLERRAPQIYGKDVSDARVKETLRMLRRDVGSVHKIGTYTMKDKL, from the exons ATGATTTTCGAAAGGACGCGTGAAAAGAAGAGAGCACACAGTTCGTCGAATTCAG atTTCATTTGTCCGAGCATGGCAGATGACAAAAAAGTGACAAAGTCGACAGATGATACAAAAAGCAACAAGCCAAGAACAAAAACTCCAGTTTTaagcgaaaagaaaaaagaaaa GTCAGTTTGCGAAAACAACAGAGATAGGAAGTCCATATCATCACCTAACGGCAAAGCAGCTTCTGATTCTGAAGATGAGATATCGTTAGAAACCCCAGATGGTTGCgaagaaaattctaaaaacaaCAATTCCAAGTCACTTATCGAATTTACCAAAGGACTTCGTATCGAAGTGAAATATTTGCCTACTGACTCCTG GTACGATGCCAAAGTGGTTGACGTCGAGGGAACAGAAGTGCTCATTCATTACATAAATTGGGCTGTTAGACACGACGAGTGGATTTCTATGGATAGCAACAGAATACGGGCGCTCAGTGAAAACAATAAACCTCCTGCGGTTGTAGCTCCAGTTCCAATGCGCAAAAGAGG AAGAACGGCGCCAGGTGTGAAAAACAAAGCGCCTTCAGTTGCTGCTGAGCCGCCAGTGATGGAAAAGGAGGAGGACAGTGTTTCTTACACCGAGGGCGAGCGTGTGAAGGCTATTTGGACGGACTCAAGGAAGTATCCAGCTAAAATAATCGGCGTCCTTGAAAATG ATATGTACAAAGTTGTTTTTAATGACGGCGTGGAAAAAATACTAggaaagagtaaaatttccaaaagcaAGCCCACGGACATCTCG CAATATTCCCCTTCTGCCCCGCTTCCTGCTCCTCAAAACCAGGAAACTCCAGTGGGGGAAGACCTCGAGAGCAAAGAAAGTAGACGGCAGCggaagaggaaattaaatgtGTTGGAGCTGTTCAGAAAAAAGTCATGTACACCCAAGTCAACTCCTGAGAGCCCAGCCCCAGTTCCTGCTAAAAGACTGAAAATAGAGGCGCCGGAAGAGCCAAAG CTCACGTCACCAACAACATCGGAGGCGCCAGTTCAGAAAAGGGGCCGAGGTCGACCTCCTAGAAAGTCGGCTGAGGCGTCGGAGTTGAAGGACAGCATCAAGGAAGAGCCATTGGATGGTGATTTCTCTGCAGACATTAAGAGCGAATTCTGCTCGGACACTAGTGTGGTTGGAAGTACTTCTGTATTGTTAACCAAAAAGGAAGAGAACTCTCAGCCATCTGTGTCGGAATCTAAAAAAGTTCCTCTTGCTGCGACTCCTGTGAATGAACGCCAGTTGGAAATTCCCGAAGTGCAGAACG agATAATAATTggtagtttaaaaatagaaagggATGGAGACAACTTAAAATGTCCTAAACAAGGCTGTGGCAAACTTTTGCGAAAAGAAACATTAATTATG ATGCACATCAAACACTACCACCCAGAGCTCAAAGAGCAGATGGACGTGGTTCCACAGGTTTTGGACTATGCGTATGCACGCTACATCAACGACCTCCCATCAACGGCATCCATGATCAGAAATTTCACAAATCCCCCTGCTTCAAGTGCACCTTCCACCCCCAATGTAGGCCCAAAGAAGAAGCCAGCTAA GAGCCTGGTAAAATCGGTCGTGGAAACGATTAAATCTGAAGAGCCCATCTTGACTCCGATCGTTCCATCGCTCACACCGAGGATACAGCTGGGCAAATCTAGCTCAAAATCTACATCAAAATCTGGACTCAAAGTCAA AACTATGTTGCCGGTAAGAAAACCCGTTTCTGCAAAGCCATCGGAAGCAAAAGAAAAGGCAGAGCCGAGAAAGAGTTTAGAAATGCCCGTACTTAAGAAGGCTCTAATGACACCTCCGATGAACTCTTCAACGCCCATCAAGAGCGCTGAAGGTGTTGTCAAAGATGAAAAACCAAAACAGTCGCCTCTGAAAC GAGCAGCTTCACCACCACCAAAAAAGTCACCCCGCAAGTCGCCTAGAAAGGACCAGTTGATTGAGGACGGCGCTATGGAGTTGGTCAACTGCCTTTGTGGCTACACAGAGGAGGATGGACTGATCATCCAGTGCGACCTCTGCTTTTGCTGGCAGCATGGCGCTTGTAACAACATAGAACGGGAAGAGGATGTGCCGGAGAAATTCATCTGCCATGTTTGTGGAGATCCTCCACGGGAGCGGAAGTCGAGAAAGTACTCTCATGACCAAGACTGgcttaaaaaaggaattttaccCAG gcTACCGGTATTGAGGTTGAATGAAAAGAACGAAAGAAGTTCATTGGAAAAAGCTTTAAAGGAGACGCAAGACCTTGCGTCTGCTGCACTCAGTTTATCAGAAGTCATGCACGCTTTGAAAGTACAGTTAAATATTGCGCA aaaaaaagatcATCCCAAATTGTATCTGTGGTCGAAGGAGTGGAATGATATTATCAAGGATGAAGCCAAAGATTCTGTTGAAATCAAAGCGAACCCTGAACCAGCGACAATAGAAgctcaacaaaataattttgttcctGTTGAGCCTCCAaagttggaaaataatttgatagaGGTCCATCCTGTTGTTCCGTTCGAGCCAATCCCAGGCACGTCCGGAAGCCAAGGACCCCCTGTCGATGACGTCGACCTTCACCCGGCGCTAAAGCTGCCACTCAGTGAGTTGGAAATCGAGCACCTCGCCTCAACAATGGCTGAAAGCATTCCAGCTTCTG AACTCCCAATTGATAGCAGCATGCGGTTGGCCATCAAAGCTCCTGAGCCTGAGGCGCCGATCCAGCCGGAAAAGTGTCGGGTGATGTTGGTCAAGCACATACAGCGTTTGCAAGACCAGCTCGAGGCGAGGATCAACGAACTGGAGGAACGAAACCTCGGACTGGAGAGGCGAGCGCCGCAGATCTACGGTAAGGATGTTTCGGACGCACGTGTCAAGGAAACGCTGCGCATGCTGCGACGGGACGTTGGTTCTGTGCACAAAATCGGCACCTACACTATGAAGGACAAACTCTAG
- the MBD-R2 gene encoding PHD finger protein 20 isoform X2, protein MIFERTREKKRAHSSSNSDFICPSMADDKKVTKSTDDTKSNKPRTKTPVLSEKKKEKSVCENNRDRKSISSPNGKAASDSEDEISLETPDGCEENSKNNNSKSLIEFTKGLRIEVKYLPTDSWYDAKVVDVEGTEVLIHYINWAVRHDEWISMDSNRIRALSENNKPPAVVAPVPMRKRGTAPGVKNKAPSVAAEPPVMEKEEDSVSYTEGERVKAIWTDSRKYPAKIIGVLENDMYKVVFNDGVEKILGKSKISKSKPTDISQYSPSAPLPAPQNQETPVGEDLESKESRRQRKRKLNVLELFRKKSCTPKSTPESPAPVPAKRLKIEAPEEPKLTSPTTSEAPVQKRGRGRPPRKSAEASELKDSIKEEPLDGDFSADIKSEFCSDTSVVGSTSVLLTKKEENSQPSVSESKKVPLAATPVNERQLEIPEVQNEIIIGSLKIERDGDNLKCPKQGCGKLLRKETLIMMHIKHYHPELKEQMDVVPQVLDYAYARYINDLPSTASMIRNFTNPPASSAPSTPNVGPKKKPAKSLVKSVVETIKSEEPILTPIVPSLTPRIQLGKSSSKSTSKSGLKVKTMLPVRKPVSAKPSEAKEKAEPRKSLEMPVLKKALMTPPMNSSTPIKSAEGVVKDEKPKQSPLKRAASPPPKKSPRKSPRKDQLIEDGAMELVNCLCGYTEEDGLIIQCDLCFCWQHGACNNIEREEDVPEKFICHVCGDPPRERKSRKYSHDQDWLKKGILPRLPVLRLNEKNERSSLEKALKETQDLASAALSLSEVMHALKVQLNIAQKKDHPKLYLWSKEWNDIIKDEAKDSVEIKANPEPATIEAQQNNFVPVEPPKLENNLIEVHPVVPFEPIPGTSGSQGPPVDDVDLHPALKLPLSELEIEHLASTMAESIPASELPIDSSMRLAIKAPEPEAPIQPEKCRVMLVKHIQRLQDQLEARINELEERNLGLERRAPQIYGKDVSDARVKETLRMLRRDVGSVHKIGTYTMKDKL, encoded by the exons ATGATTTTCGAAAGGACGCGTGAAAAGAAGAGAGCACACAGTTCGTCGAATTCAG atTTCATTTGTCCGAGCATGGCAGATGACAAAAAAGTGACAAAGTCGACAGATGATACAAAAAGCAACAAGCCAAGAACAAAAACTCCAGTTTTaagcgaaaagaaaaaagaaaa GTCAGTTTGCGAAAACAACAGAGATAGGAAGTCCATATCATCACCTAACGGCAAAGCAGCTTCTGATTCTGAAGATGAGATATCGTTAGAAACCCCAGATGGTTGCgaagaaaattctaaaaacaaCAATTCCAAGTCACTTATCGAATTTACCAAAGGACTTCGTATCGAAGTGAAATATTTGCCTACTGACTCCTG GTACGATGCCAAAGTGGTTGACGTCGAGGGAACAGAAGTGCTCATTCATTACATAAATTGGGCTGTTAGACACGACGAGTGGATTTCTATGGATAGCAACAGAATACGGGCGCTCAGTGAAAACAATAAACCTCCTGCGGTTGTAGCTCCAGTTCCAATGCGCAAAAGAGG AACGGCGCCAGGTGTGAAAAACAAAGCGCCTTCAGTTGCTGCTGAGCCGCCAGTGATGGAAAAGGAGGAGGACAGTGTTTCTTACACCGAGGGCGAGCGTGTGAAGGCTATTTGGACGGACTCAAGGAAGTATCCAGCTAAAATAATCGGCGTCCTTGAAAATG ATATGTACAAAGTTGTTTTTAATGACGGCGTGGAAAAAATACTAggaaagagtaaaatttccaaaagcaAGCCCACGGACATCTCG CAATATTCCCCTTCTGCCCCGCTTCCTGCTCCTCAAAACCAGGAAACTCCAGTGGGGGAAGACCTCGAGAGCAAAGAAAGTAGACGGCAGCggaagaggaaattaaatgtGTTGGAGCTGTTCAGAAAAAAGTCATGTACACCCAAGTCAACTCCTGAGAGCCCAGCCCCAGTTCCTGCTAAAAGACTGAAAATAGAGGCGCCGGAAGAGCCAAAG CTCACGTCACCAACAACATCGGAGGCGCCAGTTCAGAAAAGGGGCCGAGGTCGACCTCCTAGAAAGTCGGCTGAGGCGTCGGAGTTGAAGGACAGCATCAAGGAAGAGCCATTGGATGGTGATTTCTCTGCAGACATTAAGAGCGAATTCTGCTCGGACACTAGTGTGGTTGGAAGTACTTCTGTATTGTTAACCAAAAAGGAAGAGAACTCTCAGCCATCTGTGTCGGAATCTAAAAAAGTTCCTCTTGCTGCGACTCCTGTGAATGAACGCCAGTTGGAAATTCCCGAAGTGCAGAACG agATAATAATTggtagtttaaaaatagaaagggATGGAGACAACTTAAAATGTCCTAAACAAGGCTGTGGCAAACTTTTGCGAAAAGAAACATTAATTATG ATGCACATCAAACACTACCACCCAGAGCTCAAAGAGCAGATGGACGTGGTTCCACAGGTTTTGGACTATGCGTATGCACGCTACATCAACGACCTCCCATCAACGGCATCCATGATCAGAAATTTCACAAATCCCCCTGCTTCAAGTGCACCTTCCACCCCCAATGTAGGCCCAAAGAAGAAGCCAGCTAA GAGCCTGGTAAAATCGGTCGTGGAAACGATTAAATCTGAAGAGCCCATCTTGACTCCGATCGTTCCATCGCTCACACCGAGGATACAGCTGGGCAAATCTAGCTCAAAATCTACATCAAAATCTGGACTCAAAGTCAA AACTATGTTGCCGGTAAGAAAACCCGTTTCTGCAAAGCCATCGGAAGCAAAAGAAAAGGCAGAGCCGAGAAAGAGTTTAGAAATGCCCGTACTTAAGAAGGCTCTAATGACACCTCCGATGAACTCTTCAACGCCCATCAAGAGCGCTGAAGGTGTTGTCAAAGATGAAAAACCAAAACAGTCGCCTCTGAAAC GAGCAGCTTCACCACCACCAAAAAAGTCACCCCGCAAGTCGCCTAGAAAGGACCAGTTGATTGAGGACGGCGCTATGGAGTTGGTCAACTGCCTTTGTGGCTACACAGAGGAGGATGGACTGATCATCCAGTGCGACCTCTGCTTTTGCTGGCAGCATGGCGCTTGTAACAACATAGAACGGGAAGAGGATGTGCCGGAGAAATTCATCTGCCATGTTTGTGGAGATCCTCCACGGGAGCGGAAGTCGAGAAAGTACTCTCATGACCAAGACTGgcttaaaaaaggaattttaccCAG gcTACCGGTATTGAGGTTGAATGAAAAGAACGAAAGAAGTTCATTGGAAAAAGCTTTAAAGGAGACGCAAGACCTTGCGTCTGCTGCACTCAGTTTATCAGAAGTCATGCACGCTTTGAAAGTACAGTTAAATATTGCGCA aaaaaaagatcATCCCAAATTGTATCTGTGGTCGAAGGAGTGGAATGATATTATCAAGGATGAAGCCAAAGATTCTGTTGAAATCAAAGCGAACCCTGAACCAGCGACAATAGAAgctcaacaaaataattttgttcctGTTGAGCCTCCAaagttggaaaataatttgatagaGGTCCATCCTGTTGTTCCGTTCGAGCCAATCCCAGGCACGTCCGGAAGCCAAGGACCCCCTGTCGATGACGTCGACCTTCACCCGGCGCTAAAGCTGCCACTCAGTGAGTTGGAAATCGAGCACCTCGCCTCAACAATGGCTGAAAGCATTCCAGCTTCTG AACTCCCAATTGATAGCAGCATGCGGTTGGCCATCAAAGCTCCTGAGCCTGAGGCGCCGATCCAGCCGGAAAAGTGTCGGGTGATGTTGGTCAAGCACATACAGCGTTTGCAAGACCAGCTCGAGGCGAGGATCAACGAACTGGAGGAACGAAACCTCGGACTGGAGAGGCGAGCGCCGCAGATCTACGGTAAGGATGTTTCGGACGCACGTGTCAAGGAAACGCTGCGCATGCTGCGACGGGACGTTGGTTCTGTGCACAAAATCGGCACCTACACTATGAAGGACAAACTCTAG
- the Sld5 gene encoding DNA replication complex GINS protein SLD5 → MSSMDTPSNTLQDSDLHDLGLSDDEPETATSVLNKFQTAWINEKLSPEILPYQGDYVECLMEQIKHMDNNVRKLDKRDLRSGLHALELSRIKYMLTDYLRVRLEKIEKYTYTILEAESNRSGDDLYLSEGEFQFAKDFFGNTQTALQTIALRHFPRPLASFDPAKMSVQPPMNSYVFVKAKKEVSGLIVPTHDPEEQDEELDLEENSQHILPYSSVAALVKDGTIMLI, encoded by the coding sequence aTGTCTTCAATGGACACTCCATCCAACACGCTCCAAGACTCGGACTTGCATGACCTTGGACTCAGTGACGACGAGCCGGAGACAGCAACCAGCGTGTTAAACAAGTTCCAGACAGCTTGGATCAATGAAAAGCTCAGCCCAGAAATTCTACCCTATCAAGGGGATTACGTGGAGTGTCTGATGGagcaaattaaacacatgGACAATAACGTCCGAAAGCTGGACAAGCGCGACCTCCGCTCTGGTCTGCACGCCTTGGAGTTGAGTCGCATCAAATACATGCTCACAGACTACCTGAGGGTGCGcttggaaaaaatagaaaaatacacCTACACAATCTTGGAGGCCGAGAGCAACAGAAGCGGCGACGACCTTTACTTGTCTGAAGGAGAGTTCCAGTTTGCCAAGGACTTCTTTGGAAACACGCAAACTGCCTTGCAGACAATCGCCCTGCGCCACTTTCCAAGGCCGCTGGCGTCGTTTGACCCTGCTAAGATGTCAGTGCAGCCTCCCATGAACAGTTATGTTTTCGTGAAAGCCAAAAAGGAAGTGTCAGGACTTATTGTTCCAACTCATGATCCTGAGGAACAGGACGAAGAGCTGGACTTGGAAGAAAACTCTCAACACATTTTGCCATACTCATCAGTTGCAGCACTAGTGAAGGATGGGACAATCATGCTCATCTGA
- the CSN6 gene encoding COP9 signalosome complex subunit 6 — protein sequence MADEKSVPPKEDLMEVDTTDEANKSVMASSNAAGSINLSLHPLVIMNISEHWTRIKAQIGKPQQVVGAVIGKQKGRSIEIMNSFELLFDWIGDSIIIDQEYYKTKVEQFKQVFSDMDFLGWYTTGESPTDKDLEVHRQFVEYNESPVFMKLNPNATIGDLPITVYESVIDLVGGEATMLFVDLPYTLATEEAERIGVDHVARMTANETGESSLVAEHLSAQHSAIKMLHSRVKLLLQYAKAVQNGELPPRQDILRDAYSLSKHLPVMDSERFRADFYNQSNDVSLMTYLGTITKGCNDINQFVNKFNILYERQGLGRRPRGLFF from the exons ATGGCTGACGAAAAATCGGTGCCTCCAAAAGAGGATTTGATGGAGGTGGACACTACTGATGAGGCCAACAAGAGTGTGATGGCTTCTTCAAATGCTGCAGGCAGCATAAACCTCTCACTTCATCCATTGGTTATCATGAATATTTCTGAGCATTGGACCAGAATTAAAGCGCAGATTGGTAAACCACAACAAG tTGTTGGCGCTGTCATTGGCAAACAGAAAGGCAGGAGCATTGAAATTATGAACTCCTTTGAGCTCCTGTTTGACTGGATTGGTGACAGCATCATTATCGACCAAGAATATTACAAAACCAAAGTAGAACAAT TCAAGCAGGTTTTCAGCGACATGGACTTCTTGGGTTGGTACACAACTGGTGAATCCCCAACAGACAAAGACCTGGAGGTCCACCGCCAGTTTGTCGAGTACAACGAAAGTCCCGTTTTCATGAAACTGAATCCCAATGCTACCATTGGGGACTTGCCTATCACCGTGTATGAGTCCGTTATCGACCTGGTCGGAGGGGAAGCCACCATGCTTTTTGTTGATCTGCCCTACACTTTGGCGACTGAAGAGGCAGAGCGGATTGGAGTTGACCATGTCGCGAGAATGACTGCCAATGAGACTGGAGAGAGTTCCCTGG TTGCCGAGCACCTTTCTGCTCAACACTCAGCAATCAAAATGCTGCACAGCCGAGTCAAGTTGTTGCTGCAGTACGCCAAGGCTGTCCAAAACGGAGAGCTGCCACCAAGACAAGACATCTTGAGGGACGCCTACAGTCTAAGCAAGCACCTGCCTGTTATGGACTCTGAGAGATTCAGGGCGGATTTCTACAAC CAATCCAATGACGTGAGCCTGATGACCTACCTTGGAACCATCACCAAAGGGTGCAACGACATCAATCAGTTTGTCAACAAATTCAACATTCTGTACGAGCGCCAGGGATTGGGACGGAGACCAAGAGGGCTCTTTTTCTAA